A stretch of the Papaver somniferum cultivar HN1 chromosome 6, ASM357369v1, whole genome shotgun sequence genome encodes the following:
- the LOC113288565 gene encoding U-box domain-containing protein 4-like, which translates to MATENPTSYSYMGRSFGDIVGDHSSSAFSDCNSDRSGEFPTTSSQSRRLLISCASDNSDELIRQFISDLESCSIDIQKQAAMELRLLAKNKQENRLKIAENGAVKPLISLISSSDLQLQEYGVTAILNLSLCDENKDLIASSGAIKPLIRALRMGTATARENSACALLRLSQIEDNKITIGRSGAVPYLVNLLENGGFRGKKDASTALFTLCSLKENKIRAIQSGIMKPLVELMADFGSGMVDKAAFVLNLLVSIPEGKTAVVEEGGIPVLVEIVEVGLQRQKEIAAVILLQICEDSTVYRTMVAREGAIPPLIALSQSGTTKAKQKAEALIDILRQPRSGNANNAYSRTTPDVAG; encoded by the exons ATGGCAACTGAAAATCCGACAAGTTATAGCTATATGGGAAGAAGTTTTGGTGATATAGTAGGAGATCATTCATCATCAGCTTTCAGTGATTGTAACAGTGATAGATCTGGTGAATTCCCGACAACATCATCTCAAAGTAGAAGATTGTTGATTTCTTGTGCGTCTGATAATTCTGATGAATTAATCCGTCAATTCATTTCTGATCTTGAATCTTGTTCTATCGATATTCAAAAACAAGCAGCTATGGAATTGAGATTATTAGCTAAGAATAAACAGGAGAATCGGTTGAAGATTGCTGAGAACGGAGCTGTGAAACCATTGATTTCGTTGATTTCATCGTCAGATTTGCAGCTGCAAGAATATGGAGTTACAGCGATTTTGAATTTGTCTCTGTGTGATGAGAATAAAGATTTGATTGCTAGTTCAGGAGCGATTAAACCGTTGATTAGAGCTTTGAGGATGGGTACAGCAACAGCTAGAGAGAATTCAGCTTGTGCTTTACTTCGATTGTCACAGATTGAAGATAACAAAATCACAATCGGACGATCAGGAGCTgttccttatttagttaatttattAGAAAATGGTGGTTTCCGTGGGAAGAAAGATGCATCAACGGCTTTATTTACACTGTGTTCGTTGAAAGAGAATAAAATTAGAGCAATTCAATCTGGTATTATGAAACCACTAGTGGAATTAATGGCGGATTTTGGTTCAGGTATGGTTGACAAAGCTGCTTTTGTATTGAACTTGTTAGTTTCAATACCAGAAGGCAAAACCgctgttgttgaagaaggtggtaTTCCAGTACTAGTTGAAATTGTTGAAGTTGGTTTACAACGGCAGAAAGAAATCGCCGCCGTAATCTTATTGCAGATCTGTGAAGACAGTACAGTTTATCGTACTATGGTTGCTCGTGAAGGTGCAATCCCACCGTTAATTGCTTTATCACAGTCCGGCACCACTAAAGCTAAACAAAAG GCAGAAGCACTAATTGATATTCTGAGGCAACCAAGATCTGGCAATGCCAATAATGCATACTCAAGGACGACACCCGATGTGGCAGGGTAG